One Coffea eugenioides isolate CCC68of chromosome 2, Ceug_1.0, whole genome shotgun sequence genomic window, GGATCAAGGGAGCAGCGAAGGTAAACATTTTCTTTATTGCTGTGATGACTTTTGCCCCCCTATTCTATCTTGATACTTCTACTCTTCGGAGGCTTCCTATTGAATTGAACATAGTAGCTGCTTTACTGAATATGTACTTGACTTTAAACAGACAGCAATTAAGAAGGCAAACAAACTTCTGTATATCTTATCCAATAAGATATGTTTGGTGAAGTCGTTTTGTTTTTGTTATAGGAAGCTGTACATTGCCGATGCAAGGCCTCGTAAGAATGCTTTAGCAAATGGAGCCATGGGGGGTGGATCAGAGTCATCTTCTAATTATTTTCAATCTGAGGTCTGTTTAAGGTTTGAGTTACCTCAGTCCTCTAACATCTGGTCTTCCACAACTTTTACATTGAGTACTAATGTTTGTTCATTTTAATTGGTTATCAGATTGTTTTTTTCGGGATAGATAACATACATGCAATGAGGGAGAGTCTTGTTCGACTAAGAGACTACCTGGATACGCATGGTTCTGCTTCATCCGATGGAATGTCATCATTTTTGGTACTACATGAGATTCTTTATTTGACCATGCTGTTAGTGAGAAACATTATTTTGCGGTATTTGTAAATGAATCTTAGACTAGGATATGCATGAAATCGGTTTGTGCAATTTTCGTTTGGCGAGAACAGTTTTACTAAATAATAAGGCCACCTTGCTTGTTGTCTAAGGATTATTATCAGAATTAATGTGATCAAATACCTTAAAttgtttttcccccttttctgTGTTGCCCTCTTAGATTGCTATGATAACAGCATTTTATGGTCAAATTTGCTTTATCTTACTGCAGTTTTGATGCTAATAACTCCGTGTCAGGCATTATTATATTCCTTGTTATCTCATCTAGATGGTTTGTGATATGCATGCGATATCCATAAAATGTTGTTATGTCCTTGCTGTGACCTTCTAGATATCATATCATTGAACTGAAAATGGTAAAAGCACTTTCTTGAACATTTTCTGGTTCTGTTCTTCAAGTATGTGCATCTTTCCTATTTTGCAGAGGCACGGGGGATGGACTTGGGGAGGTGGTAACCTTAGTAGCATGTCTGCCTCAGTTTCAACGCTTGGAGACAGCGGTTGGTTAATACATGTCCAGAGTGTCTTGGCTGGTTCTGCTTGGATTGCAGCTCGTGTTGCTTTGGAATCAGCATCAGTTCTTGTTCACTGCAGGTGAGATGTGTCTCTAAGTTAATGTCATGGTCGGTTGAGatgctctttcccattttttcCCCTTGGGATTaatttgtcaaattttggtcCTATTCTAATCAGGATCGCGTTTAGCTACTGTTGGCCTTGAAAACTTATGTATTTCTGCCTTGTATCACATGGGTTTTTGGGATCTGTTTACCAATTTGGTTTAGGTTTCTGCCTTAGCTGTTACATTTTACTTGACCTTTTGGACCTACAGTGATGCTATCCTAGGTTTTTGCTTCTTCTGAAGTACCATAATATACAGTTAAATGGGAGTTACATAAGTGGGAAAATTGTTTATCTTTTTTCGTCTGTTTATTAGATGCTTTTGGGAAGGATGATAACTTCGCGAGATACCGTATTGCACTTCCTGGAAGTCAAAAGCTCTTGTTAACCTGAGTTCGCAACTTGGATGTACTCCATTTTCCCTCTTGTATTTCCTCTTTGAGGAAAAGTTGGAAGAAGACAGAATTGGATAGTTAGGCCTGTTCTAGAATAAACATAGAAGATTCTTTCCTCTTATTATTTCATTTATAGACCTTAAAAGGTGATTTAAGAACTGATTACTTTTTAGCGCTGATTGTAGTCATTAATCTTTGTAGAGTAGTTTTTTGCATAAATCTTTGTATGTAAATTGTCATGAATAGAATTTTACTGGAGGTTTTGGTTAGCCAGTTCAATTTATGTGTCAATTAAAGAGAGTTCACATTGTTGAAACTTGTGAAAACTGTAAAAAAGATGACCTGATAGAGCCGTCTAGTTCTGGACATTTGGATTTCCTGAACTAACAAACAATTAACACAGTTGTCTGCAAAATAGATGTTGAGTGCTGACTTTACACCATAACTCCATCTGACTATATCCTTTTTCATGAAGAAGATCCGCTTGTCAGTTTTAACAGAGCTTGCTACATAAATGATACTGCCTCAGATTTGTTTGTCCACTCTGGTATGATAAGGATAGTTTTCTATGATATGTCAATCCAGGGAATTGttctcctcctccctccttatAAACTCTAGAAAGAGCCATGAAACACCTTTTGTTTTGGGACCCTCTTTGCTCTTGCCTGGTAGTGTGTTAGTGAGGGTGTCTCAGGCATTTTCTTGGATCAGAAGAACACTCTTCactattttattttcatctttctCATTAGCTTTGGACATCTCTATCAATCGCAATTCACTTGATTTTATAAGCTACAATGCAGTGATGGATGGGATAGAACCACTCAGTTGGTCTCACTCGCCAGTTTATTGCTTGATCCATACTACCGGACAATTAAAGGTTTTCAGGTACTGCTTGAGATACCAAATCAATTACAATCTTTTTATTTATGTTGACTACGTATCATGTTGACAGCATTGTGTTTGTCTCTGCTTTCGAGTGTTTCAGAATATGTTTTCATGTTATTCTGCAACTGCATGCCTTACTGTTGGTGGAATGGTTTCACAGCGACGTTGCCTGCTCTGCTTCTTTTAGGTTTTGTTAGATAGAAGCAGTGTTAGATAGTGAAAAACATACAGCATTTAGTAGGATGAGTATTTCAGTGTGTTTTCCAAGTTGTTCGGAGTTGAATTTTGACTAGCTATTATTGCAGGAATATACGCCATTTACGAGATTAGATTCATAGAGAGTGAATCCTTCAATAAGCTTCAACATTTCATGACAGTGAGGATGACATTGTTTGTCTTTTAATGATATGCTAAATGTCTATCTGATTCAGGCACTTGTGGAAAAAGATTGGCTAGCATTTGGCCACCCATTTGCAGATCGTGCTGGAATGCCATCTCTATCTGGAAGTGGCAGCATGCCTTTTGAGTTGTCTCGTCAGTCTTCCACAGGGAGCTTCTCTTCATCACCCTCACGCCAAGCATCAGGGTCATTTACATCTCAAGCTCCAGCTACATCACATACACAGAATAATTATTCACCTATCTTTTTGCAGGTGTGTGGGATTTAGGTAACCATAAGCTGTGAAGAACACTTCTCCTTTTTTCCCTTGCTATATTTTTTTATTCATGCTTACTGCATGATAGATATAAAGGTATTCCAGAAAAATCAAGTCCAAACTGGTTTTGAAGAGATGTACAGTTTGCATGCTGAGTTGGATTCTTGCTATTCCGAGCAGGCATGACTATAAGCATCAATGACGATTAGCTAATAGTTGGTGCATCATTCATGATTTGAAGTTTGATTTCAAGTAAACTCATGTACCAGTGTAGTTCAGTGTGATGAATCCCCTGAGTTGGACTGCTCTAGTGACAAAATGATTGTGTGAATGTGATTCACTGGCACATTGATGTACAAAGTACATGTCACTGGTTGCTTATTTTATTGATACTTTTAAGATAATGTGATACACATTAGACAATCAGGAGTTCTGGTTTTCTTGCAATTAGAAAATCTTCAGCATCTCAGAAGAGTACAGTGTGGGAGTAAGTCTTAAGTTCTCCAGTTGAATGCTGATACCTAGCTTACTATGGCTAAATGTTGAATATGCCTTGAAACTGAAAAGCAATTCTTTCTTGGGTCTTATTAAATGATGAAAATCAAGTTGCAACTATCATCTCACTTGTAAATGGTCATGAtgcttttgtttatttttcctgATTTTTGGCGTTTGATTGTTGCTCTGCAGTGGGTTGATTGTGTTTCACAGTTGTTACGGCTGTATCCACTTGCCTTCGAGTTCTCCTCGGTATGTATTTCTGTTTTATTCCTGAATGGATGCTGATTTTTCTCAAGAATTTCATGTGTTGCCTTTAGTGATTCTTGTTTTTTGGCATGCAGGGATTCCTAGTGGACTTATTGGATTCTATCCTTTCATGCCGCTTTGGAAACTTCTTGTGCAACAGGTATGATTCAGCTTATGCTGTCTTAACCTATTCTGAAAGATAAAACAGAAGAAAAGTAATAGTTAACCTAATGCGCTTAGACTCATTGCTGCCAAATAATCTCCAACTTATGAATTCAGTGACATACAATGCATCACATTGTGAAGGGTGACCTGGGGCTGAAGTACATAGCACTTTTTATGTACTTGATGTGTAGTGCACATGGTgttgtctggaattccagatgCTATAAGTTTGCCATAGTTCATATTTCTACAAAGATGGGGCAAATCCAATACTTGGCAGTAGGAATCTAGAGGGATATGGTTATCCTCACTACTTAATAAGTTTCAATCTACTCCCTAGTTTGCTTTGGAGCTTTACTATGGAGCTTTACTATGGAGCTCTCTGCAGTTATACTTAAATCTGAGACCATGCAACTGTCATGAATCACAATAATTACTGTGGCACATAGCATCATCAGTATTTGTTGGGAGTTCAGACAAGTTACAGTGTGAATTGCAAGGatagtttttaaactatagTAAGTCAATCTGAAATAAATTCTGTGGACAATCTTTCATTTTCCCTCTTCAGTCCCCTTCTTTCCAATAAAGATGGAGTCAAGTTTCAACGTGCATTTTTTCATAGATTTTCTGTTTTACAAATTCAGTGAGAAGGAAAGGCAGCAAGCTGGTATTTCTGATTCCTGTGGCTGCTTATGGGCGTACATGGCTGATATGAGAGCTTTGAATGGAGGTTATCATGTGCATTACAATCCTTTCTATGAACCATCTAAACACAATGGTCCACTACTACCACCTGCAGCGGCTTTGGCCCCAACAGTTTGGCCACAGTTCCACCTTCGATGGGCTTGCCCAATGGAGTCTCAGGCTGGAGAGCTTGAAGCACAATGTCGGAACATGAGTAAAAGGTTTACTGAATTGCAGAAGGTGAGAGTAAATTCTTTTCATCCCTTGCTCTAGCTTTGGTACATAGGCTTATTCTAGATAtccattttttccccttttgtgattagttttagaaaaataatataGAGTGAACTCTTCTCCCTATAATTGGTTTTATATGGAGTCAACTTTATGATTAGAAGTTGTAAGATTTTTGCAATTATTAACAGGCAAAAGAAGAGACTGATGCAAGAGTTAAAGAAACCACTGCTACTATGGAGTCCTTGGCTGCTGAGTTGCAGAATGAGAAGGTCATCAGTACATCAGCAAAGGAGTTGGCCAGCCGGGCCAGCAGGGAGAGTGCAGCAATAAAGCGTGCACTACAATCACTGGGGTGTAAAGTGCACTTCTCGGGAGATGGTGACTGCACTGTTGGCATTGAAAGTAATCCAACTGAAATTCCTCAAAAATCTGTGTACTTTTCTTCTAAGGAGGAATCAGCTGGTACTGGTGTCAGTAATGAGAAATCAGAGCTCTCTGTTTCAGTCACCGTTTTGGCAGATGATGTTTCCAATAATCCAATTAACCGATTTTGTGAATCTTTATGTCCGTTACATACTAGGGAGGGAGGTTGCAGATGGCCTGATGCTGCCTGTGCTCAATTTGGGAGTCAATTTGTTGGATtaaaagcaaattttgatgcgTTTGATCGGCTGTCTATATATGATAGGTATTTCCAGCCAGAGTAGACAGTCGACATTTTAAACTAAACATGAGGTACGGGGACTTTAGGGACATGCTTCTGTCTTGCTATCAAATTGAGGATCTCTTGTAAAGAAGGAACTTTAGTGTAGATTAATTAGATAAAAGTTTTGTTGGAGTTTTTACATGAGACACAAGTGAATAACAAATAAGCCAGTGAAGGTTATAGTGGTCCTAATATTGGAGATGGGCCCGGGGATTGCTTGTACAGGTTAATATATATAGTTGGGTTTTTGTTTATCGAAGCTAATCTGAGGATGTACATTAAGAGCTCCTCATTGACATAGAAACTGGCTAGTGGACGCGGGTACAGATTTCTGTACTTGCTTCAGGCTTACATGTACATCGATCAAATTTCCATTCTTCTCTCAAGCAATCTAAGCTTGTGATACAGATACTTAGATTTTATTCAGGTTTTGTGTTAATTGTATACTCATATCTCACAGCGTttcaataaattaatttttgaatgaGTAGTTTTTGTTCTCTATGTGTTGTAGGAGTCATGTAGTGGTAGTTTTCCCTTGACTTCTAAAGTGAAGTCTCATCCTTGCTGTATAGTTGATAAAAAGTTGAGGTTACTTCTAGTCTAGTCAGGCTCAGGTGATGGCACTATATTCTTCTGCAGAATGCCAGACAATGTTGTAATTTGTCTTTGGAGAGTCCTATTTGCAGAAGAAGTCCTGGGGTAGATCGAGGAAAGGGACCTTGTATGCATTCTTCATCTGTTGGTAGTACATCGTACGTGCTGCATCAGGAGATTGACTCGTGCAGAGGTGCATTGAGGATTTTATTGAATTTTGAGTTGGATTTTGTACCTAGAGGCTAGAAGGATCAATATTCCGGCCAACATAACAGCTCGGCCAATCTTGAAAACTTTTTTGACTGTTGTACAACGGTGCTGGAGGGAATTGGGAACGATGATGCACAACAGCACTAGTCGAGTAGTTGTTGGTGCTCTGATTTCACATAAAAGATGGTATTCATGGCTGCTAAAGAAAATTTTGCATGGGAACTCGCTACCATAGAAGATGGCAGATGGGTGTACTTTTGTATTCTTGAAGTCTCAAGGCTGAAACTCATCATAAAGCATAAGAGATATTATGAGACATCCGCCATGGTCCTATTCCATTTCTGGTCATAGTCCGGGGGAGGAACAGTTTGGTCATTGTAACCTCTTACAAATCTAATCCTTTTAGGCTTTCATACTTCAATTAGTAAATAAGGCTCTGCATCTTTGTCATTTACGGGTCATGGTAAGCCAAACTTCCATGTTGATACAAGTACTTTTCAGCTTTTCACAGTAATCACTGAAGCTATAAGAATTCGttgtgccaaaaaaaaaaaaggaagggaaTCGTAAAGTTACATAACCTAGTAAAAATGAATGAAGACATTCTGGGTACAAGAACAGCATTGACCTTGCAGAGCTAAAACACTACAACTCATTTGGCAAAGTTCATCATATTTATATCATCAATCAGCCGATCCAAATTGCAGTGGGATGAGCCTGCTTGTTCCACAGATTTTCTTGCCAATTTCGCCTTCTCTTTAGCACATAATATGAACTCGTCTCTTTTCACATCCATCAGATCCTTTATCATCTTCTCAACGGTTGCTCTTTCACAAGTATCCTTCATGTCCAAACCCACCTTCCAAACCTCCCCAACAAGCCTACTATTCACCTGTTGGTCAGCATAGAAAGGCCAGCAGATCATAGGCACCCCTTCGCATATACTTTCCAATGTAGAATTCCAGCCGCTGTGAGTCAAAAATCCACCTACAGCTGGATGTGCCAGGACTTCCTGTTGTGGTGCCCATCCCACCATGTATCCTCTTTTCCTCGTGCCCTCCAGAAGCTCTGCCGGAATATCTCCATCTGCGTTCACAGATTTTGGCCTTATAACCCACAAAAAAGGTTTCCCACTGTTCACCAGTCCATGCCAAAACTCGAAAAGCTGATTTCTTGTCAGCACTGTCATGCTTCCGAAACTTACATAGATCACAGAGTTTAGGGGTTTCCTATCAAGCCATGCCATGCAGCTTCTATCTTCTTTCCAAAGGCTGCTTGAAGATGGTTGCTGCAGCGCGGGACTGGAAGCTTCTCTGGCTTTTAGATGTGCATGAAGTGGTCCTACGGTGTATAGTTTTGGAATGTGAGTGCGTATATGTGATAATGCGGACTCTTCTAGGTCTTCGAATGTGTTGAGTAAGAGTCCATCTGCTTTAAGGTTTTGCAGAGTTTCAGATATGACCACTTGGAAACCAGGGTCAGCTAGATTACTCGTGCGACAGAAACTTGGAAGATCACGCATCCTGAAGCGTTCCAGTCCCGGCACACTGGAAAGCAATTTATCCATATCATTTTCACCTGCGGGAATAATTAATGCAGGAGATCAATACAGTGATCTAAAGAAGAATTGTGCATTAGTGTGTGCTGCATGCCGAGACAATGGATCTTCTCAAATATTGTTTGGACTATTACCATTAAATGGAAGTTCGCCAGCTTCAAGGAGCTTTGGAACGCACAGAAAAGCCCAGAAGCAGCTAGCACTAACAGTTCGGAATAATATGGTGGGAATATGGAGTTCTTTGGCAACGTCAACAGTGAAAGACATGATCCCGTCTGCAATTATGCATGTCAATGCAGGTCTCCCGTTAGGGCTATGGAATTGGAGACCTGTAAGTATGTCTCTAAACTGAGGTTTTGTTGTGGCATTTACGGCATGAAAGAGCTCCACAACACGATCGCCGGTCCGAGGGTGGTCTGCCGGAAGCCCATCAGAGATGGTTTCAAAATGGAAGGTAGGATATTGGCTGAAATGGTAATGAATGTCAGTGCAGCAAAGAAGACGTTCATGGATGTGATGTGAGTTAAGGAAGGTAACATGGAGGCCTCTGCAGCACAGAAGCTCCGCAAGCTTCAGCATACAATTGATATGACCCTGTACAGGAAAGGGGAAAATAAGTACATGAGGTTTCTGGGCCATACAAGTCAATAGTATCTCAATGCAATATAGAAAATGTGTTTCTGGTACTTGTGACCTAAAACATGCTATGCTTTGAGAAGTTTCAGCTGAAAATCTTCTTTAAAATGGCATAAAATGCGAAGGTTAGTACCTTCTTCTAAAGGCGGGTTGTTGATGTTATTGGAGAGATCATGACTTTGAAACCTCCTCTTGTGGCTCCGCGTTTTGGTACTCACGCGTTGTTTGCAGCCATGCAAGAGTTCAAAAGTTTGGTATCTTCTCGTTTCCTCTCATTTAAGTCGAAACATCTAATACGTGCTTAACCAGACCACACACTACCGATGACTGAACCTTCAGATTCAGAGAGCGTAAACGCAATGTAGGAGGAGGAACATGCATGGCAATTGACCTCTACATAATTCACCGTCATATACTTAGTTGCCTAGCTTTTCTACATTACCGGAGTTTCTTAAGTCATAAAAGCTTCTAAGTTGCTTCAAGCTGCAACTCCATCTCCAACCCATGTTCTTACATACAATTCTAATGTTGCTCTGCTCCCCACCTATCATTAGTCTATATATCTTTTAGCAGCTTGAGGGCCTTTCCTTCTTGGTGTCCATCActtatttttttggaaaaacaaatttagTTTGCTGCATCATCCTATTTGAGCGTCTAATCAACTCTCATCAGTATGTATCCTCCTGTTACGAAGATTTTGGCAACTTAAAAGATTTAAAGCCAGGAATAAAACTTTTGACCTGATTGAATCCTTTTTAACATTTCTTACAAAGCATTTAGTTGGAAGAAATTGTAATACAAATAGTACCTAGCATGGACACAAATGATTTAGCTACTCCCCATATTGATAGCGAGCACCGTCGCCAAAGAGTCGCCGTTAGGCAAGACATTGCACTGTATTAAGTGGGAGAAGAAATGATGCTTCAGTGCTGTACCAAGTCAAAAAGTAATTTCTTGTCTTGACCATTCAATACATAATACATGAGGTGAACTGAACTCTTCAATTTATTCCCCATACAAATATAAACTAAAAGATCACCTAAGTAGTGAAATGTCTTTCAACAATGCAATTTTTGGGATATAACGGTGGGATGAACATTGATTAGTAGATTAACTTGCATAGTGGTATTTTACGCATCTTGGCTTGTCACTACTCTCATTTAACCTTGGCCTGGGATATCGAATGCTGATCTCCTTTAAATGATGCAAAGAATCAATCACAAGTCACGAGTCATCTCTAACCCTACATTTTGAACTAAAAAATCTTATGCAGAATGGAGCTTACAAGTTAATACGAGGCATCAGAATAAAACAGGTATCAGCAAATGAATAGGTTGCGCAGAGCAAGGCGAGATAACAATACAGCATATCTTTTAATTCATTAACCCAAGGTTTTTTGTTTTACGCTGCAAACTCAACAGATTACAGACTGTAAACATGCACAAGAAggttttccttgtttcttttcctttctacGCAGTGCTGGGAACACTATTCAACAGCTGGAGGACGATCTTCATCAGATggcttctttctttctttacgCTCATTCCATCTCGTCCATGCCCACCTCAAAACCAACAAACCACCAATTGCATAGACCTGAATTTGGCAAAGATAATTCAGTATGATTAAATGACATCAAAGGAGGAAAAAGTGACAGCAGAAGAACTCTTACCCTTTTAGTACATGCAATTCATGAGCATACTATCttattcatttccttttttcttcacTCCATTTCCCCTCCAAGAAGGTACTCATTATGCAATTAAAGAGTTGACTGATTTCATGCTGTTGCTTATTAGAGGCAGCCTTGGAACTTaagaataaaattaaattgatagATAATAACATACTGAAACATAACATTGTCCTAAAGTTAGGCATTCAGGCTCCCTAAACACCAGCCTTCAAAATTTCCTCACTGTTACGTACTTAGCATTTCAAAAACCAATCTAAGatacttgaacactacttttgGGAAAGCATGGGATAAGGGCAAAGGGCACAACATTGCATTGCCCTCTGtggttttcaagaaaaattaaCTTCAACAGTATATAAGCAGGAATAAATTCAGCTATGCTGCAAAAAATCTTGACTTATGACGCCTTTACTACCTTACAAAATATATGTTTAAAGTGCTTCTCTTTAAATATCGAACAAGATAATGCGTGAAAAACATCGCACCTCATACTACCAGCCAATAGGCCGTGACATTCTCCTTTCAGACAAGTTGAATTTCCTTATCTTTTCCTTTCCATCCTCCTTTTTTTCTACATATCTTTCCAGAAATTGTTTCTGACGACGTGTAACAGATAAATACATACAGAACGTTCCCGCAAAACCTTCATCTGAGTCCAAACCATGGAGATATCTTCACAGAAAGTAGataaa contains:
- the LOC113763922 gene encoding phosphatidylinositol-3-phosphatase myotubularin-1 isoform X2, with the protein product MDLPRTPVGRSTSLRDPSDTRFTDSDKIEGAGSWEALEWTKIEPVSRSVPQGLQGFLLEAERVIVEGYGVVLVNTDEAGTLFVTNFRLLFLSDGSRNIIALGTIPLATIEKFNKIVMKLPAAPRQTDRSPSRRLLQVIGKDMRIIVFGFRPRTKQRRAVYDALLRCTKPLRIWDLYAFASGPSRFTNSDPKVRLLDEYFRLLGLSSYHASTRMIEDGSFTLSNELWRISSLNSSYTMCPTYPFALLIPRSVSDEELLQASTFRGRCRLPVITWCNRGAVLARSAQPLVGIMMNMRSNADEKLVAALCTQIFGSREQRRKLYIADARPRKNALANGAMGGGSESSSNYFQSEIVFFGIDNIHAMRESLVRLRDYLDTHGSASSDGMSSFLRHGGWTWGGGNLSSMSASVSTLGDSGWLIHVQSVLAGSAWIAARVALESASVLVHCSDGWDRTTQLVSLASLLLDPYYRTIKGFQALVEKDWLAFGHPFADRAGMPSLSGSGSMPFELSRQSSTGSFSSSPSRQASGSFTSQAPATSHTQNNYSPIFLQWVDCVSQLLRLYPLAFEFSSGFLVDLLDSILSCRFGNFLCNSEKERQQAGISDSCGCLWAYMADMRALNGGYHVHYNPFYEPSKHNGPLLPPAAALAPTVWPQFHLRWACPMESQAGELEAQCRNMSKRFTELQKAKEETDARVKETTATMESLAAELQNEKVISTSAKELASRASRESAAIKRALQSLGCKVHFSGDGDCTVGIESNPTEIPQKSVYFSSKEESAGTGVSNEKSELSVSVTVLADDVSNNPINRFCESLCPLHTREGGCRWPDAACAQFGSQFVGLKANFDAFDRLSIYDRYFQPE
- the LOC113755980 gene encoding 7-deoxyloganetic acid glucosyltransferase-like translates to MTVNYVEVNCHACSSSYIAFTLSESEGSVIGSVWSQVPETHFLYCIEILLTCMAQKPHVLIFPFPVQGHINCMLKLAELLCCRGLHVTFLNSHHIHERLLCCTDIHYHFSQYPTFHFETISDGLPADHPRTGDRVVELFHAVNATTKPQFRDILTGLQFHSPNGRPALTCIIADGIMSFTVDVAKELHIPTILFRTVSASCFWAFLCVPKLLEAGELPFNGENDMDKLLSSVPGLERFRMRDLPSFCRTSNLADPGFQVVISETLQNLKADGLLLNTFEDLEESALSHIRTHIPKLYTVGPLHAHLKAREASSPALQQPSSSSLWKEDRSCMAWLDRKPLNSVIYVSFGSMTVLTRNQLFEFWHGLVNSGKPFLWVIRPKSVNADGDIPAELLEGTRKRGYMVGWAPQQEVLAHPAVGGFLTHSGWNSTLESICEGVPMICWPFYADQQVNSRLVGEVWKVGLDMKDTCERATVEKMIKDLMDVKRDEFILCAKEKAKLARKSVEQAGSSHCNLDRLIDDINMMNFAK
- the LOC113763922 gene encoding phosphatidylinositol-3-phosphatase myotubularin-1 isoform X1; protein product: MDLPRTPVGRSTSLRDPSDTRFTDSDKIEGAGSWEALEWTKIEPVSRSVPQGLQGFLLEAERVIVEGYGVVLVNTDEAGTLFVTNFRLLFLSDGSRNIIALGTIPLATIEKFNKIVMKLPAAPRQTDRSPSRRLLQVIGKDMRIIVFGFRPRTKQRRAVYDALLRCTKPLRIWDLYAFASGPSRFTNSDPKVRLLDEYFRLLGLSSYHASTRMIEDGSFTLSNELWRISSLNSSYTMCPTYPFALLIPRSVSDEELLQASTFRGRCRLPVITWCNRDTGAVLARSAQPLVGIMMNMRSNADEKLVAALCTQIFGSREQRRKLYIADARPRKNALANGAMGGGSESSSNYFQSEIVFFGIDNIHAMRESLVRLRDYLDTHGSASSDGMSSFLRHGGWTWGGGNLSSMSASVSTLGDSGWLIHVQSVLAGSAWIAARVALESASVLVHCSDGWDRTTQLVSLASLLLDPYYRTIKGFQALVEKDWLAFGHPFADRAGMPSLSGSGSMPFELSRQSSTGSFSSSPSRQASGSFTSQAPATSHTQNNYSPIFLQWVDCVSQLLRLYPLAFEFSSGFLVDLLDSILSCRFGNFLCNSEKERQQAGISDSCGCLWAYMADMRALNGGYHVHYNPFYEPSKHNGPLLPPAAALAPTVWPQFHLRWACPMESQAGELEAQCRNMSKRFTELQKAKEETDARVKETTATMESLAAELQNEKVISTSAKELASRASRESAAIKRALQSLGCKVHFSGDGDCTVGIESNPTEIPQKSVYFSSKEESAGTGVSNEKSELSVSVTVLADDVSNNPINRFCESLCPLHTREGGCRWPDAACAQFGSQFVGLKANFDAFDRLSIYDRYFQPE